In Zobellia roscoffensis, the following are encoded in one genomic region:
- a CDS encoding RNA polymerase sigma factor, which yields MFQIDLVEQCKKNNRKGQMQLYRQYCDGMFCVAMRYVKNTKDAEDVLQESFIKAFQKIEQYEGNVTFGAWLKKIVINKSIDFLKSKKHQTVPFQESHMPLEEDDNWNVNDDITLNNIKCAMEELPEKYKYVVMMYLMEGYDHSEISQILDLTETTCRTRLLRGKGYLKQLLKEKNYGARH from the coding sequence ATGTTTCAGATTGATTTAGTAGAACAATGTAAAAAGAATAACAGGAAGGGACAGATGCAACTGTACCGGCAGTACTGTGATGGTATGTTCTGCGTTGCAATGCGGTATGTAAAAAATACCAAAGATGCTGAAGATGTTTTACAAGAATCTTTTATAAAAGCCTTTCAAAAAATAGAACAATATGAGGGGAATGTTACGTTTGGTGCATGGCTTAAAAAAATTGTAATAAATAAGAGTATAGATTTTCTGAAATCTAAAAAACATCAAACTGTTCCGTTTCAAGAAAGCCATATGCCTCTAGAGGAAGATGACAATTGGAATGTAAATGATGATATCACTTTAAATAATATTAAATGTGCGATGGAAGAATTGCCTGAAAAATATAAATATGTAGTTATGATGTATTTGATGGAAGGATATGACCACAGTGAAATATCCCAAATATTAGACCTGACGGAAACTACTTGTAGAACTAGGCTTTTGAGGGGGAAAGGGTATTTAAAACAGTTATTGAAAGAGAAGAATTATGGCGCAAGACATTAG
- a CDS encoding aldose epimerase family protein has product MKQVTIQTENIILIVLDYGAVIQKLLVKGKDGNYTNVVVGLNYPSAYKNDKKCLGACVGRYAGRISKGGFVLDQESYPLHNLNGVHLHGGKQGFAQKTWKFEEVNNGPEPFIKLSYFSKHLEEGYPGNLKVTLTYKIKDNALIIEHKAETDRTTVLNLTNHSYFKLDKEEGIEDYLLQMNCTHFTESNTNQLPTGKFVSVKGTPYNFLEERRLGSTPLDLPFAIHPKTNLAARVSSKKSGIIMTIQTNQPALIVYTPPEFPGICFETQNFPDAPNQPNFPSSVLKPGEKYRNIAQYHFSVK; this is encoded by the coding sequence TTGAAACAAGTTACAATACAAACCGAAAATATCATCTTAATCGTTCTAGATTACGGTGCTGTCATTCAAAAATTATTAGTTAAAGGTAAAGACGGAAACTACACTAATGTGGTTGTGGGCCTTAACTACCCTAGCGCTTATAAAAATGACAAAAAGTGCTTAGGGGCTTGTGTGGGCAGATATGCAGGAAGAATCTCTAAAGGTGGTTTTGTCTTGGACCAAGAAAGCTATCCTCTGCATAACTTAAATGGAGTTCATTTACACGGAGGAAAACAGGGTTTTGCACAAAAGACCTGGAAGTTTGAAGAGGTAAATAATGGTCCCGAACCTTTTATAAAACTGTCCTATTTCAGTAAGCATTTAGAAGAAGGGTATCCTGGAAATTTAAAAGTGACCTTGACTTATAAGATAAAAGACAATGCTTTAATTATTGAACATAAGGCAGAAACAGACCGTACAACGGTACTAAACCTTACTAATCATTCTTATTTTAAACTAGATAAAGAAGAGGGCATAGAAGACTATCTGTTACAAATGAATTGTACACACTTTACAGAAAGTAATACAAACCAGCTGCCTACAGGAAAGTTTGTATCCGTAAAAGGAACCCCCTATAATTTTCTAGAGGAAAGACGTTTGGGTAGTACACCTTTAGATTTACCCTTTGCCATTCATCCAAAAACCAATTTAGCTGCCAGAGTTAGCTCTAAAAAATCTGGAATTATCATGACCATACAAACCAACCAGCCTGCGCTAATTGTCTATACACCTCCAGAATTTCCCGGTATCTGTTTTGAGACACAAAACTTTCCCGATGCCCCCAATCAGCCTAATTTTCCTAGTTCAGTATTAAAACCTGGAGAAAAATACAGAAACATAGCCCAGTATCACTTTTCGGTTAAATAG
- a CDS encoding organic hydroperoxide resistance protein, protein MKTIFKTEATNTGGRTGHVKSDDGAVDLDIKMPGADGKTDGKSTNPEQLFAAAYSTCFAGALQAVAKEHGVDDLGDFSVTAIIGFNKGEDGFFIDATLDCLLPTVDKEKGEDLINAAHEICPYSKATRDNITVELNLMVEA, encoded by the coding sequence ATGAAAACTATTTTTAAAACGGAAGCGACAAATACAGGAGGTAGAACTGGTCATGTAAAAAGTGATGATGGTGCCGTAGATTTAGATATTAAGATGCCTGGTGCGGATGGAAAAACTGATGGCAAATCTACCAATCCAGAACAACTATTTGCTGCAGCATACTCAACTTGTTTTGCGGGGGCTCTACAGGCTGTTGCAAAAGAACATGGTGTAGATGATTTGGGTGATTTTAGCGTAACGGCAATAATTGGTTTCAATAAAGGTGAAGATGGCTTTTTTATAGATGCAACTTTGGATTGTTTGTTGCCCACTGTGGATAAAGAAAAAGGCGAAGATTTAATTAATGCTGCTCATGAAATATGTCCTTATAGTAAAGCTACAAGAGATAATATTACTGTTGAATTGAATTTGATGGTTGAAGCATAG
- a CDS encoding DUF2911 domain-containing protein: MKFLKWILIVFAVLGILFFFVVSPYMRTQTKKHSPEQTVTYDKNGLDLSVNYSSPSKKDRIIFGELVPYDVVWRTGANEPTTFSTKTDIKIEGKNLPAGTYSLWTRPSRQSWSVIFNKNIPTWGVSILSGGKETTRIIEEDLIEVEIPTEQTSETIENFTIDFDMQHELYMLMSWDRTLVKVPISK, encoded by the coding sequence ATGAAATTTCTAAAATGGATTCTTATAGTATTTGCAGTATTAGGTATTCTATTCTTTTTTGTAGTGAGCCCTTATATGCGTACTCAAACCAAAAAACATAGTCCCGAACAAACGGTTACCTATGATAAAAATGGTTTGGATTTATCCGTAAACTATTCTAGCCCCTCCAAAAAGGATAGAATTATATTTGGAGAACTTGTACCTTACGATGTTGTTTGGCGCACTGGAGCGAATGAACCTACTACATTTTCTACTAAAACCGATATTAAAATAGAAGGCAAAAACCTTCCTGCTGGCACATATTCTTTGTGGACTAGACCTAGCCGACAGAGTTGGTCAGTTATCTTCAATAAAAACATTCCTACTTGGGGCGTATCTATTTTAAGTGGAGGAAAAGAAACCACCAGAATCATAGAAGAAGACCTTATAGAAGTTGAAATACCTACCGAGCAGACCTCAGAAACCATAGAAAATTTCACAATAGATTTTGATATGCAGCATGAGCTCTATATGCTAATGTCTTGGGACAGAACACTAGTTAAGGTACCCATTAGTAAATAA
- the meaB gene encoding methylmalonyl Co-A mutase-associated GTPase MeaB translates to MDNSKNTDKKGISEIQKKRKSPMEPSKLVQALCKGDKTALGRAITLIESNHSKHTAEANEVVSLCLKKQPKSIRIGITGVPGVGKSTFIETFGQLLTSQGNKVAVLTVDPTSSQSKGSILGDKTRMETLAKDPNAFIRPSPSGLSLGGVTRKTRESIILCEAAGFSVILIETVGVGQNETTVHGMVDFFLLLKLAGAGDELQGIKRGIMEMADSIVINKADGNNIANAKIAKNEFENALKLYPPKENGWRPKVLYCSATENTGVEKVWSTISEYIKEAKETGFFENRRKQQNKNWLYDTIEQRLKSDFYTHTQVKSKIDEFLRQIAAKEISPFLAADKLIAVFKSRS, encoded by the coding sequence TTGGACAATTCTAAAAACACAGATAAAAAAGGTATTTCTGAAATTCAGAAAAAAAGGAAGAGTCCTATGGAACCTTCTAAATTGGTTCAAGCCTTATGCAAGGGGGACAAAACTGCTCTTGGACGAGCAATTACTTTAATTGAAAGCAATCATTCAAAACATACTGCAGAAGCCAATGAGGTGGTTTCCCTATGTTTAAAGAAACAACCTAAAAGCATTCGTATTGGTATTACGGGAGTCCCTGGAGTAGGAAAAAGCACATTCATTGAAACTTTTGGACAACTACTCACGTCACAAGGTAACAAAGTTGCCGTACTTACCGTAGACCCAACCAGTAGTCAAAGTAAAGGAAGTATTCTAGGGGATAAAACACGAATGGAAACACTGGCAAAAGACCCAAACGCTTTCATTCGTCCTTCACCTTCCGGACTTTCTTTAGGTGGGGTTACCCGTAAAACAAGAGAAAGTATTATTTTATGTGAAGCAGCAGGTTTTTCTGTTATTTTAATTGAAACCGTAGGGGTTGGCCAAAATGAAACTACAGTCCATGGTATGGTAGATTTTTTCCTTCTTCTAAAACTAGCCGGTGCAGGCGATGAACTTCAAGGCATAAAACGCGGTATTATGGAAATGGCCGATAGCATTGTTATCAATAAGGCCGATGGTAATAACATTGCGAATGCAAAAATTGCCAAAAACGAATTTGAAAATGCCCTAAAATTATATCCACCCAAAGAAAATGGCTGGAGACCCAAAGTTTTATATTGCTCCGCAACAGAAAATACAGGCGTTGAGAAGGTTTGGAGCACAATTTCCGAATATATAAAAGAAGCCAAAGAAACAGGCTTTTTTGAGAACAGGCGCAAACAACAGAATAAGAATTGGCTTTATGATACCATAGAACAACGCTTAAAATCCGACTTCTATACTCATACACAGGTAAAAAGCAAAATAGACGAGTTTTTGAGACAAATAGCTGCAAAAGAAATTTCTCCTTTTTTAGCCGCCGATAAATTGATAGCCGTTTTTAAAAGTCGTTCTTAA
- a CDS encoding glycosyltransferase family 2 protein, with protein sequence MDLVTTSLLSVVIPVFNESENVVLLTEKIHESLTGYNYQIVYIDDFSFDGTRKVIKDMKDDKVHLISLKRNYGQSLALAAGIDYAQGEYIITMDGDMQNDPSDIPGMLHYVVNDDYDVVTGIRAKRKDSFVKKIPSKIANAVIRRTAKLDIKDNGCALKVFTKEIAKDLNLYGEMHRFITLLAHFEGARIKQVPVKHHARHAGSSKYGLERVFKVVADIMLLLFIRKYFQRPIHFFGIFGVILILIGIITNLYLLVVKFGLGEDIGSRPLLTFGMMFILAGIQLFTIGIVMELLIRTYYESQKKRPYRVKDVAIADQIQP encoded by the coding sequence ATGGATTTAGTTACCACATCCCTGTTATCTGTTGTCATTCCCGTTTTTAACGAGTCTGAAAATGTTGTCTTACTCACAGAAAAAATACATGAAAGTCTAACTGGCTATAACTATCAGATTGTGTACATAGACGATTTTTCGTTTGATGGCACAAGAAAGGTAATTAAAGATATGAAAGATGATAAAGTTCATCTTATCAGCCTCAAGAGAAATTACGGACAGAGTCTAGCTTTAGCTGCAGGTATTGATTACGCCCAAGGCGAATATATCATTACCATGGACGGTGATATGCAGAACGACCCATCGGATATTCCGGGCATGCTGCATTATGTCGTTAACGATGATTATGACGTAGTTACCGGTATTCGTGCCAAAAGAAAAGATTCTTTTGTAAAAAAAATCCCATCAAAAATAGCAAATGCCGTGATTAGGCGTACGGCAAAACTTGATATAAAGGACAATGGCTGTGCTTTAAAAGTTTTCACAAAGGAAATTGCAAAAGACCTAAACCTGTACGGTGAAATGCACCGTTTTATAACCTTGTTGGCCCATTTTGAGGGAGCACGCATTAAACAAGTTCCCGTAAAACACCATGCTAGGCATGCAGGAAGCTCCAAATATGGATTGGAACGTGTCTTTAAAGTAGTTGCAGACATCATGTTGCTGCTTTTCATTAGAAAGTACTTTCAGAGGCCCATCCACTTCTTTGGTATTTTTGGTGTCATTCTTATTTTAATAGGCATAATCACCAACCTATACTTATTAGTGGTGAAATTTGGACTGGGAGAGGATATTGGCTCACGACCATTGCTTACGTTCGGTATGATGTTTATCCTAGCCGGTATTCAACTATTTACTATCGGTATTGTTATGGAGCTTTTGATACGTACGTATTACGAATCACAAAAGAAACGACCTTACCGAGTAAAGGATGTAGCTATAGCAGACCAAATCCAACCCTAA
- a CDS encoding ArnT family glycosyltransferase, producing the protein MISNLRYRFLLVLIVLVYIAGMFVTLFENDSAQFAVMAMRMVQENDFINLIKGGTQYLDKPHLHFWLAALSFKIFGLFEWAYRIPAILVTLLGAYSCYGLGKLLYNTNTGKLAALIFMTAQTIVLSVIDVRTDAVLASFTILAIWQFTAYVEKRSLLSIVIGGLAAGLAFSAKGQIALFVIGVALICHLAYTRKWESVVSWKVLEGLAFFSLAIAPMLYAYYHQFDLHPEKVIRGTSNRSGILFIFWEQSLERTGGTMGEASKDYFFFFHTFLWVFLPWTIPAIFAFGSRIRKLFKSKFTYNPNYDFLTIGTIAVFFIVASISQFKLPHYLNIVIPLFAVLTASYINQVIRTKKKKTLKLLLGSQYFVLSIVFIAVVFICFYVFPFENIFVSSILMIFCLIIIYFCLKKEAYFLRIITLSVCSSLLLNAVLNLHFYPNLLEYQAGSNMAEIVADEDIPVDEIYKISNYHTWSLDFYNRYPVQYTSLKAIENEENAWLYANDKDLESIKAAGLDWDQQFTVKDFRISRLSGSFLNPSTRKGKLKKMHLIHIR; encoded by the coding sequence ATGATATCTAACCTAAGATACAGGTTTTTATTAGTACTAATTGTTCTGGTATACATAGCCGGAATGTTCGTGACGCTTTTTGAGAACGATTCCGCTCAGTTTGCTGTAATGGCCATGAGAATGGTACAAGAGAACGATTTCATCAACCTTATAAAAGGAGGCACTCAGTATCTAGATAAACCGCACTTACACTTTTGGCTAGCGGCCTTATCCTTTAAAATTTTTGGTCTTTTTGAATGGGCCTATAGAATACCGGCTATACTTGTTACATTACTTGGAGCCTATAGTTGCTACGGGTTAGGAAAACTTCTTTACAATACCAATACGGGAAAATTGGCGGCTCTAATTTTTATGACCGCACAGACTATCGTTTTGTCGGTAATTGATGTTCGTACAGATGCTGTTTTGGCTTCGTTTACTATTCTTGCTATATGGCAGTTTACGGCTTATGTTGAAAAAAGAAGCCTGCTTTCCATAGTTATTGGCGGATTGGCTGCAGGTTTGGCATTTTCCGCAAAAGGGCAAATTGCACTATTTGTAATTGGTGTAGCGCTAATATGTCATTTGGCATATACTAGAAAATGGGAAAGTGTTGTTAGCTGGAAAGTCTTGGAAGGACTTGCTTTTTTTAGCCTTGCCATTGCACCTATGCTTTATGCGTATTATCATCAATTTGATCTGCATCCGGAAAAGGTAATTCGAGGAACTTCTAATCGTAGCGGTATCCTTTTTATTTTCTGGGAACAGAGTTTAGAGCGTACGGGAGGAACTATGGGTGAGGCTTCCAAAGATTATTTTTTCTTTTTCCATACCTTTTTATGGGTCTTTCTCCCTTGGACGATTCCTGCAATTTTTGCTTTTGGATCAAGAATACGTAAGCTGTTTAAATCAAAATTCACCTATAACCCTAATTATGATTTTTTAACCATAGGGACTATAGCAGTATTTTTTATCGTGGCTAGCATCTCCCAATTTAAATTGCCACATTATCTTAATATAGTCATTCCGTTATTTGCCGTACTAACGGCGTCCTACATTAATCAGGTTATTCGAACAAAGAAGAAGAAAACGCTTAAGTTACTTTTGGGTTCGCAATATTTTGTTCTAAGTATAGTCTTCATTGCGGTGGTGTTTATTTGTTTTTATGTATTTCCGTTTGAAAACATATTTGTTTCTAGTATTCTGATGATTTTCTGTCTGATAATAATTTACTTTTGTTTAAAAAAGGAAGCTTATTTTCTGCGAATCATAACATTGTCAGTATGCAGTTCTTTATTGTTAAACGCTGTATTGAACCTTCATTTTTATCCCAATTTACTAGAGTATCAAGCCGGGTCTAATATGGCTGAGATAGTAGCGGATGAAGATATTCCAGTTGATGAAATCTATAAAATTTCTAATTATCATACCTGGTCACTCGATTTTTATAATCGATATCCGGTACAGTACACCTCCCTCAAGGCAATTGAAAATGAGGAAAATGCATGGCTCTATGCAAATGATAAGGATTTAGAAAGCATAAAAGCTGCTGGTCTTGATTGGGATCAACAGTTTACTGTGAAAGACTTCCGTATTTCACGGTTATCAGGTAGTTTTTTAAACCCGTCCACTAGAAAGGGGAAACTAAAAAAAATGCACCTTATCCATATCAGATAA
- a CDS encoding phosphatase PAP2 family protein, translating to MWQELIQHDKDLFLFLNNLGTVQWDAFWLFISNKFSAIPLYAALLFLVFKTFGLKRTLVLLVAVALLIVVTDQLGNFFKYGVQRLRPCHDPSLEGLVRLVKSSCGGKFGYFSAHASNSFAVAFFFTLLLKHKYRYIGLFLISWALLVAYSRIYLGVHFPLDVLTGALIGLFFSWLFSKLYIFAIEKYLDDI from the coding sequence ATGTGGCAAGAACTTATTCAACATGATAAAGACCTGTTTCTATTTCTAAATAATTTAGGAACCGTACAATGGGATGCATTTTGGTTGTTCATTTCTAATAAGTTCAGTGCAATACCGCTTTACGCTGCATTATTATTCTTGGTATTCAAGACATTTGGACTAAAAAGAACACTGGTACTTTTAGTGGCCGTAGCGCTATTAATCGTAGTAACGGACCAATTAGGTAATTTCTTCAAATACGGGGTACAACGTTTACGCCCGTGCCATGACCCAAGTTTAGAGGGGCTGGTAAGGTTGGTGAAATCTTCGTGTGGAGGTAAGTTCGGTTATTTTTCTGCACATGCCTCTAACAGTTTTGCGGTTGCATTTTTCTTTACCTTACTACTTAAGCATAAGTATAGGTACATAGGGTTGTTTTTAATTTCATGGGCGCTTTTAGTGGCTTACAGTAGAATTTATTTAGGAGTTCACTTTCCTTTAGATGTATTAACGGGTGCGTTAATAGGGTTGTTTTTTAGTTGGTTGTTTTCAAAGTTATATATATTTGCAATTGAGAAATACTTAGATGATATCTAA
- a CDS encoding MATE family efflux transporter, translating to MFQQYTKEFRYNIKLSVPVILGMLGHTFVQLADNIMVGQLGTAELAAVSLGNSFVFIAMSLGIGFSTAITPLVAEADGAGNKADAKSALKHGLVLCTVLSLVLFGIILLAKPLMYSMRQSEEVVSLALPYLDLVAFSLVPLVVFQAFKQFSEGLSQTKYPMYATIMANVVNITINYLLIFGSFGFPKMGIVGAAIGTLVSRFLMVAYIWYLLKSKKKFHDYVTGFNWKNIEKKVIKKIIDLGFPSALQMFFEVAIFTAAIWLSGVLGKNAQAANQIALNLSSMTFMFGMGLGIAAMIRVGNQKGLRNFVELRRIGKSIFFLTLLLEIVFAALFLLGRHWFPTLYLDLDDALNVVDNIEVIALAAELLLVAAFFQISDGVQVVVLGALRGLQDVKIPTLITFIAYWAIGFPVSYYLGLHTELGSTGIWIGLLTGLSASAVMLYIRFNYLTKKLIVNS from the coding sequence TTGTTTCAGCAATACACAAAAGAATTTAGGTATAATATAAAGCTATCGGTACCCGTAATATTGGGGATGTTAGGGCATACGTTTGTACAATTGGCAGACAATATTATGGTAGGTCAATTGGGGACGGCAGAATTGGCTGCGGTTTCATTGGGCAATAGTTTTGTTTTTATAGCAATGTCATTAGGGATTGGCTTTTCTACCGCTATTACTCCTCTGGTGGCAGAGGCAGACGGAGCGGGTAACAAGGCAGATGCAAAAAGTGCGTTAAAGCATGGTTTGGTCCTGTGTACGGTACTTAGTCTGGTTTTGTTCGGGATTATATTATTGGCAAAACCCTTAATGTATTCTATGCGGCAGTCCGAAGAGGTTGTCTCTTTAGCCTTGCCCTATTTGGATTTAGTAGCTTTTTCATTGGTGCCTTTAGTTGTTTTTCAGGCATTTAAGCAATTTTCTGAAGGACTTTCGCAAACCAAATACCCTATGTATGCCACGATTATGGCTAATGTGGTGAATATAACAATTAATTACTTATTGATTTTCGGTTCGTTCGGTTTTCCAAAAATGGGAATCGTAGGTGCGGCTATTGGTACGTTGGTTTCCAGGTTTTTAATGGTTGCTTATATCTGGTACCTGCTCAAGAGTAAAAAGAAATTCCATGACTATGTAACGGGATTCAATTGGAAGAATATTGAAAAAAAGGTAATCAAGAAAATTATAGACCTTGGTTTTCCATCGGCATTACAAATGTTTTTTGAGGTGGCCATTTTTACCGCTGCGATATGGCTAAGTGGAGTTTTGGGGAAGAATGCCCAAGCTGCCAATCAGATAGCCTTAAACTTAAGCAGTATGACTTTTATGTTCGGAATGGGGCTGGGAATTGCTGCTATGATTAGAGTAGGAAACCAAAAGGGGTTACGCAATTTTGTGGAATTAAGACGTATTGGGAAATCTATATTTTTTCTCACATTGCTATTGGAAATTGTTTTTGCGGCATTATTCTTATTGGGTAGGCATTGGTTTCCAACGCTATATTTAGATTTAGATGACGCTTTGAACGTGGTAGATAATATAGAGGTAATTGCCTTAGCTGCCGAGCTATTACTTGTTGCTGCTTTTTTTCAAATATCGGATGGGGTACAAGTGGTGGTTTTAGGTGCGCTACGTGGTTTACAAGATGTAAAAATACCAACACTCATTACCTTTATAGCCTATTGGGCAATAGGTTTCCCCGTAAGTTATTACTTAGGTTTGCATACGGAATTAGGAAGTACAGGTATTTGGATTGGTTTGTTGACCGGACTGAGTGCATCGGCTGTTATGTTGTATATTCGCTTCAATTATTTAACCAAAAAGTTAATAGTAAATTCATAA
- the mazG gene encoding nucleoside triphosphate pyrophosphohydrolase, with amino-acid sequence MNTRQQKLEAFDRLLTIMDELREQCPWDKKQTMKTLRHLTIEETYELGDAILDDDLEEVKKELGDVLLHIVFYSKIGSETNDFDIADVCNEICEKLINRHPHIYGDVEVSSEEDVKRNWENIKLKEGKGKKSVLEGVPNSLPALVKASRIQEKVAGVGFDWEKPEQVWEKVQEELAELQEEVRINDQDKMESEFGDVMFSMVNYARFLNISPENALERTNKKFIGRFQYLEAKAKELGKDMKDMTLSEMDVFWDEAKLVEK; translated from the coding sequence ATGAACACAAGACAGCAAAAACTAGAGGCATTTGATCGTTTGTTGACCATTATGGATGAGCTGCGTGAGCAGTGTCCGTGGGATAAAAAACAGACTATGAAAACTCTGCGTCACCTGACTATAGAAGAGACGTATGAGCTTGGTGATGCTATCCTTGATGATGATTTGGAGGAAGTAAAAAAAGAGTTGGGCGATGTTCTGCTACATATTGTTTTTTACTCAAAAATTGGGAGTGAGACCAATGATTTTGATATAGCGGATGTTTGCAACGAAATTTGTGAAAAGTTGATTAACCGCCATCCACACATTTACGGAGATGTAGAGGTAAGCAGTGAGGAAGATGTAAAGCGCAATTGGGAGAACATTAAGCTTAAAGAGGGTAAAGGTAAAAAGAGTGTTTTGGAAGGGGTACCTAATAGTTTACCTGCATTGGTTAAGGCTAGCCGTATCCAAGAAAAAGTAGCAGGCGTTGGTTTTGATTGGGAAAAACCCGAACAGGTTTGGGAAAAAGTACAGGAAGAACTGGCCGAATTGCAAGAAGAGGTGAGAATAAATGATCAGGATAAAATGGAATCCGAATTTGGTGATGTCATGTTCTCAATGGTGAATTATGCACGTTTTCTGAATATTAGTCCAGAAAATGCCTTGGAGCGTACTAATAAGAAGTTCATAGGGCGTTTTCAATATTTAGAAGCGAAAGCCAAGGAACTAGGAAAGGACATGAAAGATATGACGCTTTCCGAGATGGATGTTTTTTGGGACGAAGCCAAATTAGTGGAGAAGTAA
- a CDS encoding sugar phosphate isomerase/epimerase family protein has translation MNHTNRRFFLKQSGLAAAGSLLLPTMGFTTPPNEQFGVQLYTFRDEMAKDAKGTLEQIASIGIKKIESARSKEGLYYGLSPKEMKETCDSLDMKLCSGHVALDKNFDDTMRQAVESGQEYVICSSLPSKGQNIENYKKVADAFNEAGKACKKLGLKFGYHNHEYEFESDKGEVLYDVLMDNTDPDLVYMELDLGWVVVAEKDPLHYFKKYPKRFPLWHLKDMDMNEKISTEFGKGGLDIATMMANKSASGVEHIFIEQEEYTSTPMESMKENMTFLKAL, from the coding sequence ATGAATCACACAAACAGAAGATTTTTTTTGAAGCAATCCGGCTTGGCCGCCGCCGGAAGCCTTTTATTGCCTACCATGGGTTTTACTACACCACCCAATGAACAATTTGGTGTGCAACTCTATACTTTTCGCGATGAAATGGCCAAAGACGCCAAAGGCACACTAGAGCAGATTGCGTCCATCGGTATAAAAAAAATAGAATCCGCACGAAGTAAAGAAGGCTTATATTATGGACTTTCACCAAAAGAAATGAAAGAAACTTGCGACAGCTTAGATATGAAACTTTGCAGTGGCCATGTGGCTTTGGACAAAAATTTTGATGATACCATGCGCCAAGCCGTTGAATCCGGTCAAGAGTATGTTATTTGCTCTTCCCTGCCTAGTAAAGGTCAGAATATTGAGAATTATAAAAAAGTGGCCGATGCTTTTAACGAAGCTGGAAAAGCTTGTAAAAAATTGGGGTTGAAATTCGGTTATCATAATCATGAATATGAATTTGAGTCTGATAAAGGCGAAGTCCTTTATGATGTTTTAATGGATAATACAGACCCTGACCTGGTATATATGGAATTAGATTTAGGATGGGTGGTCGTTGCTGAAAAAGACCCTTTACATTATTTTAAAAAATACCCTAAGCGTTTTCCGCTATGGCATTTGAAGGATATGGATATGAATGAAAAAATCAGTACCGAATTTGGAAAAGGAGGTCTTGATATCGCTACTATGATGGCGAATAAATCGGCCTCAGGTGTAGAACATATTTTTATAGAACAGGAAGAATATACAAGTACCCCAATGGAAAGCATGAAGGAGAACATGACATTTTTAAAAGCATTATAA